TGCACGTATCCAAAGACCTGGGCCTAAAATACCCCTTTGTGGGCAGCTGCGAGCTGATATCCGGCGAAATTAGTGAAGATATTACGTACTATCTCTACAAATCAGAACAAATTCCCTCCGCGGTATCCTTGGGAGTACTTGTGGGCCCGGACGGGCATATACGCTCGGCGGGAGGAGTCATGGTCCAGATAATGGGCGATGTGGACGAGGTAACCGAAAAAAGGATAGTCAAGCGGTTTGAAAATATGGAGGCCGTCAGCAGCCTTGTTGACAGGGGGCACAAACCCGAGGACCTGGTAAAAGAACTGGATTTTGACTTTGAGATACTGGCTAATTACCCCGTGGCCTTTCAGTGTCAGTGCACTAAAGAGAGAGTGGAAAAGGCCTTAGTTAGCATCGGGGTGGAAGAAATAGAAGACATAATGGCCAAAGAAGGGCAGGCGGAAGCAAGTTGCCACTTTTGTGGAGATAACTATATATTTGGTAAAGCTGAATTAGGGAAGCTGCTGGTGGAAATGAAAAATAATTAATTTGATAGGATCAGCAGGATTCAGCCTTCCTGCATCTGAGCAACTTTTTTTATTGAAGATTATGAAGAAATATTTAATAGGGATGCTTAAAACAAAAAAAAATTAGACGGGATTTTGGGTAAACAAAAAGCCTTTTTAGACAGGATTAACAGGATGCACAGGATAAAAAAAGAAAAAGAGTAAATGCATGGATTTTAATTATAACCTTTTGAATAATAATCAACGTTGATCCGTAATAGTTGGAAATAAAATGAAATCAAATAATTTGCAAAAATCCTGTTAATTCCAATTAATCCTGTCAATCCTGTCCAAAAAATATGTTGGCCCAAAGAAATACCCCAAAGTAGGCGCTCTTGCCTTCTGGCGTCGTAGATAAAGTATTGACCTCTAAATCATTAATCCAAAGAATTCTCAATGCTTTACCAGTGACTGCCGCCAAATTCATTATTAGCCAGCGACAGCCCCAGTACAATCCAAAAAAGAGGCCAAACAATAATCACATCAATATTAAAAAAGCCCTGTAAAAGATAAGTCGTAATCATTATAAAGTATAAAAAACCATAAAACCCTTCCCTTGGCCTTAAAAAATAAGCCAGGAAAGCAAGATAAGAAAGTAAGGCAAATATACCCATGGTGACGGCGATTTCCAGGTAAATATTATGTGTCTTATCCACCAGTGTTCCATTAGGAGTATGAATACCAGCCAGCCCAAGGTTGTCCGGCCCCATGCCAAAGGCCCAGTATTGCGGCAGCAGCTGCATCGTTTCCTTCCAGATAAACATTCTTCCTGAACCTGCTTGATCATCCAACTGAACGGCAGCCTGCATCTGATCCGACACAGTAAAAATCCTATTAAACAGCAGGCTATCCTGGACAGGTAACAAAAAGGCGGTTACCAAAAAAAGCACCAGAATCACAGTGCCCAGAGCTTTTCTTTTCCCGGGTAATCTATACACGTATATGGAGAGGATCACGAAGGTCAAAAAAGACGCTATCCACACTCCCCTGGTAAGAGATACCAAAAGCCCGGCGTAGATAACACCTGTACATATCAGTAAGGCTATTTTCTTATCCTTTAAATAAAAAAGGATGGCAGCAGGTAATATAAATGCTGTGTAAGTGCCTAAAAAATTAGGATTCCCCATGGTGCTGTAACCACGAATGGAATTGTCCCTAAATGGCTCATGAGGTACAATATTGAGCCCAAAATATTGCATTACCGCCAAAACTGAAACAATTGCGGCTGTGACAATCATAGGCAGCAGTATTTTTTTCCCCGGTGTTTTATTGGCAAAAGCAATTAAAAACAAGATCATACAAAAAAACACAGTCGTTAATCCTGTAAGTCTATGGGGGCTTCCTATCAAGGCAATTGCTTTGTTCCCAGCTAACAATGTAGAAATTATAACAAAGGCCAGGAAAAAGGCTGCCGGAATCAAGACGGGATGGAAAACCTTTATTCTTTCTCTGAAGATTACATACAGTGTCAATACGGATATAACAATCAAAACCAGATACCTTGGCGCGTAAAAGTAATTTAAATTATTGGGTATCACTATCAGGGGATAAATACTTACCATAAACCAAAGTATGACATAAACAATAGTTGGTTGATCAATAGAAGGTTTAAATTTATACTTATCTGCTGGAATTTTGCCATTTAGCACCTTAACTACCTCCTAAATATCGCTAACTTGATTCTAACGGTGCAAAAGTATATTTGTGAAGGTACCATGGTCCTAAATTGTACTGGACTTGACTAAATAAAAAAAGACACCGTCTAAAGTGCCTTAAAATAATCTCTC
The sequence above is drawn from the Bacillota bacterium genome and encodes:
- a CDS encoding Hsp33 family molecular chaperone HslO; protein product: MQDYIIRAVAKNEPVRITAVTTTGVVEEAHRRHKTSPVAAAALGRTLTAALMLATEIKGKDILTVRVMGDGPLGAIVASAGGNGTVRGYVQNPEFDLPPNEKGKLPVGAAVGQGTLHVSKDLGLKYPFVGSCELISGEISEDITYYLYKSEQIPSAVSLGVLVGPDGHIRSAGGVMVQIMGDVDEVTEKRIVKRFENMEAVSSLVDRGHKPEDLVKELDFDFEILANYPVAFQCQCTKERVEKALVSIGVEEIEDIMAKEGQAEASCHFCGDNYIFGKAELGKLLVEMKNN
- a CDS encoding O-antigen ligase family protein codes for the protein MVSIYPLIVIPNNLNYFYAPRYLVLIVISVLTLYVIFRERIKVFHPVLIPAAFFLAFVIISTLLAGNKAIALIGSPHRLTGLTTVFFCMILFLIAFANKTPGKKILLPMIVTAAIVSVLAVMQYFGLNIVPHEPFRDNSIRGYSTMGNPNFLGTYTAFILPAAILFYLKDKKIALLICTGVIYAGLLVSLTRGVWIASFLTFVILSIYVYRLPGKRKALGTVILVLFLVTAFLLPVQDSLLFNRIFTVSDQMQAAVQLDDQAGSGRMFIWKETMQLLPQYWAFGMGPDNLGLAGIHTPNGTLVDKTHNIYLEIAVTMGIFALLSYLAFLAYFLRPREGFYGFLYFIMITTYLLQGFFNIDVIIVWPLFWIVLGLSLANNEFGGSHW